The genomic region CTTCCCCGACCCCGGCACCGTCGCCGCCGGGCAGGCCGAGCGGATCGCGGCCGTCCCGGGCCGGATCCGGCAGCGGCTCGTCGAGCTGTGGCGCAGCGCCCGCGACCGGGACGGGCTCGGCGAGCAGGAGATCGCCGAACTCGCCGTGGTCTACGGCCTGACCGTGCTGGAACGCTTCGAACTACGCCGCCACCCGGTCCGCGCCCTGCGCGAACTGCTGTACCACAGCGACCAGTTGCTCGACACCAAACTGCGCCGCGTCGAGGTCCTCGCCGCCCGGGCCCGCGCGGGCACGGTCCTCGACGGGCACATCGCCTGGGAGATCGCGCACAGCTGGGGCCCGGCCTACGCGGCCGGCCTCCACCCCGAGGAGACCGTGCTGCGCGGCTCGGCGACCGCCGCCCTCGCCCAGGATCCGCGCCGGGCTCTGCCCGCCGTGCGCGTCCACGGCGACGACGAGACCTGGGTGCCGCGCCGTGACCTGCTCGACAGCGGACCGCGCGAGCGGCACTTCGTGGGCGAACTGGAGGACGACGGCCGCCTTGCCCTGCGGTTCGGCGACGGCCGGCACGGCGCCAGGCCCACGCCCGGTTCCCGTCTCACACTGCGCTACCGGCTCGGCGGCGGCACCGCCGGCAACGTCGGCGCCGAGGCCATCAACCACCTCGTCGTGCAAAGCGGTTGCGAAGCACCGGCCGTCGTCGTGCGCAACCCCCTGCCCGCAGCCGGCGGCACCCAGCCCGAACCCGTCGAGCAGGTACGCCAGCTGGCCCCGCTCGACCTGCGCCGCACCCGGCTGCGCGCCGTGACCGCCGAGGATTATGCGGCCCTCGCGGGTGAACTGCCGGGCGTGCAGCGCGCGGCGGCCGAACTCCGCTGGACGGGCAGCCTCCAGGAGGCGCACATCGCGATCGACGCCTACGGCACCGCCGCCCCGTCGCCGGACCTGCTCGACTCGGTCGCCCAGGTGCTGGAGACGTACCGGCGCATCGGCCACGACCTCGTCGTGGGCCCCGCCCGCCTGGTACCGCTCGACATCGCGCTGACCGTGTGCGCCCGGCCGGGCCACCAGCACGGGCAGATCCTGGCCGAGCTGTACCGCGTGCTCGGCAGCGGGCGGCTGCCGGGCGGACGGCTCGGCTTCTTCCACCCCGACGCGCTCACCTTCGGCGAACCGGTCCGGCTCAGCCGCCTGGTCGCCGTCGCCGCGGCAGTGCCCGGAGTGGAGAGCGTTGAGGTCACCCGGCTGCGGCGGCTGTACGGACAGGACCGAGGAGAGAGGGAGGACGGCGTGCTGCGGCTCGGCCCGCTGGAGATCGCCACCTGCGACAACGACCCGGACCGGCCGGAGAACGGCCTGCTGGCGATATCCCTGGGAGGTGCCCGATGACGGACCCGCACCCGGTCACCGCGACCGACGAGTGCGGCTGCGGCGGCGCCTGCCGCGGCGGCCACGACGAGCGCCTCGCGCCGGCCCCGTTGCACAACCCGCCCGGCCGCACCGCGCTGGACTACCGCGTCGGCGAGTACGGCTCCTTCCTGGCCGCCCAGCTCGACCGGCTCGCCTCACCCGCCTACCCGGCGCTGAACCGGCTCACCGTCCGCACCCCGGACGACCCGGCGATCGGCCTGCTCGACGCCACCGCCGTCCTCGGCGACCTGCTCACCTTCCACTCCGAGCGCATCGCCGACGAGGCCTACGTCCGCACCGCGAACGAGCACCGTTCCCTGGTGCTGCTCGGCCGGCTCGTCGGGCACCGGCCGCGCCCCGGCGTCGCCGCCGCCACGCACCTGGCGTACACCCTCGAACGCGACCCGCGTGCCGAGGCCCACAACGTGCTGATCCCGCGCGGAGCGCGCAGCCACAGCGTGCCCGCCTCCGCCGACGAGGAGTCGCTGACCTTCGAGACCAGCCGGGACCTGACGGCCCGCTGGGACTTCAACGAACTGAAGGTCCGCCGCCGCCGTCCCTCGCTCCTCACGCCGAAGGACCTCGAGAAGCGCTCGGAGCTCTTCGTCGAGGGCACCGCGCACTCCCTGCGGACCGGCGACCAGTTGCTGTTCGTCTTCGGGGAAGGCGCCGGCGGCGAGCGCAAGCTGCTGGCGGTGGCGGACACGCGCGTCGACCGGGACGACGACGTCACGGCGATCTCCCTGCCGAAGTCGGCGCCGCCGAGCCTGAAGGAACTCGTCGACGAGGTACGGCGCTGGACGGCTCCGCCTGCAGCCCCAGGCGAGCCCGGTGAGGAGCCTCCCACGCCGGAGGTCCCCAACCCGCGGCCTGTCAGCAGGCTCATCGAGGACCTCGAGGACCAGGTCCTGGAGCCCTTGCGTGACGACCTGGACGGCGTCAAGACCCCCGAGCGGCTCGCGGCCCGCCTCGCGGAACCCCTCGCCCGGCTCGGTGAGGCTCAGGTGCTGGCCGAGCCGTATGAGGACGTGGCGGAGTGGTTCGGGCAGTTGGAGGCGGTGTTGGCGGAACTCGCCGAGCGGGCACTGGAATTGGCTCCGGCGCAGACGGATGCGGTGGGTGCCTCGACGGGCCGTCGAGCGTCTGCGGCGCCGTCTGGGCTGGTCGCGCAGTTCCCCGCGCCCCTGGAGGGCGACTCGCGGGCTGCCGCTCTGGAAGCCCTGGGCGCCATACTTCCCGCCCTGCGCGCCACCGCCACCCGGGGCGCCACCACCGCCCGTCAGCTCCCCGGCACCGACACCGCCCGCCTCCTGTCCGTACTCAACCCCGGCCTCGGCAGCCTCTACCCGGCCTGGCGCACGGCCGCCGCCCCCGGCGCCCCGCAGCTCCTGCGCGAACTGCTCGCCCTGCGCGTCACCGCGGCCCCGTTCGGCGCCACGGCCCCGCTCAAGCCGGTCCAGGACGACCGCGGCCGGGTCGTCCGCACGGCTGACTGGCCGCTGACCGGAGCGGTGCTGGCGACCCTGCGCGTCGTGTACGACACGGCGGGCAGGACCCCGGTCCGGGCCGAGTTCCAGTATGTCGAGGGCAGCAGCTCCGACCAGCGCGCCGAGAACCTGCCCGTCACCCAGCCGGTCACCTTCACGCTCGGCCCCGGACAGGTCGAGCTGTCCGTGCGCTCCGGCCAGGACCGCGACCTCAGCTGGCTCAACCGGCGGCCCGCCGACTCCCAGGAGCCCGGCGTCACCGCCCGCCTCCACTCCGGCCTGCCCGAGCGCACCCTGTTCGTGTCCCGGCCCGACGACGAGGGCCTGATCCACGTCGGCGTCCACAACGGCACGTCCGAGCAGATCGCCCTCCGGCCGGGCGCCAGTGAGCAGTTCACGCACGGCGAGCACGAGGTCGGCCTCAGGTACACGGTGGGCGGCACCGAACCCAACGTCGAGATCGTCATCGCCACCAAGCCGGAGCCCGTCAACCGCCGCACGCTCCAGCTGGACACCGTGCACGAGGGCGTCACCGTCGGCAGCTGGGTGGCGATCCGGCGGCCCGCCAAGGGCTCCGAGGGGGGCGTCC from Streptomyces chartreusis NRRL 3882 harbors:
- a CDS encoding putative baseplate assembly protein, which encodes MTDPHPVTATDECGCGGACRGGHDERLAPAPLHNPPGRTALDYRVGEYGSFLAAQLDRLASPAYPALNRLTVRTPDDPAIGLLDATAVLGDLLTFHSERIADEAYVRTANEHRSLVLLGRLVGHRPRPGVAAATHLAYTLERDPRAEAHNVLIPRGARSHSVPASADEESLTFETSRDLTARWDFNELKVRRRRPSLLTPKDLEKRSELFVEGTAHSLRTGDQLLFVFGEGAGGERKLLAVADTRVDRDDDVTAISLPKSAPPSLKELVDEVRRWTAPPAAPGEPGEEPPTPEVPNPRPVSRLIEDLEDQVLEPLRDDLDGVKTPERLAARLAEPLARLGEAQVLAEPYEDVAEWFGQLEAVLAELAERALELAPAQTDAVGASTGRRASAAPSGLVAQFPAPLEGDSRAAALEALGAILPALRATATRGATTARQLPGTDTARLLSVLNPGLGSLYPAWRTAAAPGAPQLLRELLALRVTAAPFGATAPLKPVQDDRGRVVRTADWPLTGAVLATLRVVYDTAGRTPVRAEFQYVEGSSSDQRAENLPVTQPVTFTLGPGQVELSVRSGQDRDLSWLNRRPADSQEPGVTARLHSGLPERTLFVSRPDDEGLIHVGVHNGTSEQIALRPGASEQFTHGEHEVGLRYTVGGTEPNVEIVIATKPEPVNRRTLQLDTVHEGVTVGSWVAIRRPAKGSEGGVPGDPKLAFVTTQVTAVRTAAYTNYGITGRGTELTLADPWLDEFDVLLSHIRDTTVHAAGEPLRLADEPLGEDVHGNEIELAELYDGLRPGRTLIVEGERSDIPGTAGVRATEVVTVAAADPAADPRLPGDHVHTRLTLTADLAHRYRRETVRVLGNVVEATHGESREEAIGSGDSDRVNQTFALWQSPLTWLADDNPLGATPVLEVRVDGVLWHEVDSLAGRGPTERVYITGSTAGGRTTVTFGDGVHGARLPSGHENVRARYRFGTGKAANVPADRVTQPLTRPLGVTAVTNPRPATGGADADGPALTRRTVPLAVSALDRLVSESDYEDFARSRAGIGRASARELFDGRRRVLHVTVAGTDDVPIAPDSDTLRALRGALTEYGDASLPVRVDGRELVLLLIAAKVKVAPDHAWQTVEPRLRQALLNRLGFEGRELGRPARLSEVLATAHTVPGVDYVDVDVFTGVPASATPQELTELLTRPGPPRASVPAHPATYDEKTHTVRADNGETLSEICARHGVPLAELLRLNPDITDTRRLPRGRSVYVFRGIRPAQLALLSPRAADTLILTEVK